A stretch of the Perca fluviatilis chromosome 17, GENO_Pfluv_1.0, whole genome shotgun sequence genome encodes the following:
- the spp1 gene encoding osteopontin isoform X2: MKVAVIFVLLFATVLCRPARKVSVSSSESSEEAVRRPAAPALRKQAAELPQNRAAPVQNIVAEAAAAAASSDESPEGSDEDVQAAAEAPIELTSDSTDTTSSPDTATVNSDDDDDDDDDDAEESETDEDESSDSSESGEASTPAPATDTPVVVTEEPVAATTPEPIVPTIVTDTDAGRGDSLGGYPSDYKSIVYVEDKSYQKVPSPYKSYEFIGTGKKMTYGMTEGNEVEKMAYDMTEGNEVEKSLTVYKALQVHSDLMEEDTSTPEVENQGLDASSGTSQDQELSPRQASLTEEEESTSTSDATTSESSSAPEQEEEEESASTTSDSASASQESEDEDSQSSEEATATPGAADSESDESTESDSDEEGAGPDTTTDVPVVITAK, from the exons ATGAAAGTGGCTGTTATTTTCGTTCTGCTCTTCGCCACAGTCCTCTGCCGGCCG gcGAGAAAAGTTTCTGTCAGCAGTTCAGAGAGCTCTGAGGAAGCG GTGAGACGACCAGCAGCTCCAGCCCTCAGGAAACAGGCGGCAGAACTTCCCCAGAACCGTGCAGCTCCTGTACAG AACATTGTTgcggaagcagcagcagcagctgctagCTCAGACGAGAGCCCAGAAGGCTCAGACGAAGACGTG CAGGCGGCAGCAGAGGCTCCCATTGAGCTCACGTCTGACAGCACAGACACAACTTCATCCCCAGATACAGCCACTGTCaacagtgatgatgatgatgatgatgacgacgatGACGCAGAGGAGAGT GAAACCGACGAGGATGAATCTAGCGACAGCTCGGAGTCGGGCGAGGCCTCCACCCCCGCTCCTGCCACCGACACCCCTGTGGTCGTGACAGAGGAACCCGTGGCTGCAACCACTCCTGAGCCCATCGTGCCTACCATCGTCACCGACACGGACGCAGGCCGCGGCGACAGCTTGGGGGGCTACCCCAGCGACTATAAGTCCATCGTCTACGTGGAGGACAAATCCTACCAAAAGGTTCCTTCTCCCTACAAGTCCTACGAGTTTATCGGCACAGGGAAGAAGATGACCTACGGCATGACAGAGGGCAACGAGGTGGAGAAGATGGCCTACGACATGACAGAGGGCAATGAGGTGGAGAAGTCACTGACAGTGTACAAG GCTCTTCAGGTCCACTCCGACCTGATGGAGGAGGACACCAGCACCCCTGAGGTGGAGAACCAGGGGCTCGACGCCTCCTCTGGCACCTCTCAGGACCAGGAACTCAGTCCCCGCCAGGCCTCCctcacagaggaggaggagagcacTAGCACCAGCGACGCCACCACCAGCGAGAGCTCCAGCGCCCCAgagcaagaggaggaagaggaaagcgCCAGCACCACCAGCGATAGCGCCAGTGCCAGCCAGGAGTCGGAGGACGAGGACAGCCAGAGCAGCGAGGAGGCCACGGCCACACCCGGAGCTGCCGACAGCGAATCCGATGAGAGCACTGAGAGCGATTCAGATGAGGAAGGCGCGGGACCTGACACCACCACTGACGTGCCGGTGGTCATCACTGCCAAATAA
- the spp1 gene encoding osteopontin isoform X1 translates to MKVAVIFVLLFATVLCRPARKVSVSSSESSEEAVRRPAAPALRKQAAELPQNRAAPVQNIVAEAAAAAASSDESPEGSDEDVQAAAEAPIELTSDSTDTTSSPDTATVNSDDDDDDDDDDAEESETDEDESSDSSESGEASTPAPATDTPVVVTEEPVAATTPEPIVPTIVTDTDAGRGDSLGGYPSDYKSIVYVEDKSYQKVPSPYKSYEFIGTGKKMTYGMTEGNEVEKMAYDMTEGNEVEKSLTVYKVKALQVHSDLMEEDTSTPEVENQGLDASSGTSQDQELSPRQASLTEEEESTSTSDATTSESSSAPEQEEEEESASTTSDSASASQESEDEDSQSSEEATATPGAADSESDESTESDSDEEGAGPDTTTDVPVVITAK, encoded by the exons ATGAAAGTGGCTGTTATTTTCGTTCTGCTCTTCGCCACAGTCCTCTGCCGGCCG gcGAGAAAAGTTTCTGTCAGCAGTTCAGAGAGCTCTGAGGAAGCG GTGAGACGACCAGCAGCTCCAGCCCTCAGGAAACAGGCGGCAGAACTTCCCCAGAACCGTGCAGCTCCTGTACAG AACATTGTTgcggaagcagcagcagcagctgctagCTCAGACGAGAGCCCAGAAGGCTCAGACGAAGACGTG CAGGCGGCAGCAGAGGCTCCCATTGAGCTCACGTCTGACAGCACAGACACAACTTCATCCCCAGATACAGCCACTGTCaacagtgatgatgatgatgatgatgacgacgatGACGCAGAGGAGAGT GAAACCGACGAGGATGAATCTAGCGACAGCTCGGAGTCGGGCGAGGCCTCCACCCCCGCTCCTGCCACCGACACCCCTGTGGTCGTGACAGAGGAACCCGTGGCTGCAACCACTCCTGAGCCCATCGTGCCTACCATCGTCACCGACACGGACGCAGGCCGCGGCGACAGCTTGGGGGGCTACCCCAGCGACTATAAGTCCATCGTCTACGTGGAGGACAAATCCTACCAAAAGGTTCCTTCTCCCTACAAGTCCTACGAGTTTATCGGCACAGGGAAGAAGATGACCTACGGCATGACAGAGGGCAACGAGGTGGAGAAGATGGCCTACGACATGACAGAGGGCAATGAGGTGGAGAAGTCACTGACAGTGTACAAGGTAAAG GCTCTTCAGGTCCACTCCGACCTGATGGAGGAGGACACCAGCACCCCTGAGGTGGAGAACCAGGGGCTCGACGCCTCCTCTGGCACCTCTCAGGACCAGGAACTCAGTCCCCGCCAGGCCTCCctcacagaggaggaggagagcacTAGCACCAGCGACGCCACCACCAGCGAGAGCTCCAGCGCCCCAgagcaagaggaggaagaggaaagcgCCAGCACCACCAGCGATAGCGCCAGTGCCAGCCAGGAGTCGGAGGACGAGGACAGCCAGAGCAGCGAGGAGGCCACGGCCACACCCGGAGCTGCCGACAGCGAATCCGATGAGAGCACTGAGAGCGATTCAGATGAGGAAGGCGCGGGACCTGACACCACCACTGACGTGCCGGTGGTCATCACTGCCAAATAA
- the scpp8 gene encoding secretory calcium-binding phosphoprotein 8 has product MKLLTTALVIVLLSTTASAKPSGSRRHHDADIPDNDLIQGRREGSNRRSQGSSESSSDEDSSSESSQSRESSESSESQSSEESSEEVRDLTTTVVPTTAMRTVTTVEGSTPTSGPDTMSTDEPTVTRTTPPPATPTTPIVATSTGSVTDCVTVDIPTAPPVTENRGDN; this is encoded by the exons ATGAAGCTTCTGACAACCGCCCTCGTCATCGTTCTTCTGTCTACAACAGCCTCCGCTAAGCCG AGTGGTTCGCGTCGGCATCATGACGCTGACATCCCTGACAACGACTTGATACAGGGACGGCGGGAAGGGAGTAACAGGCGGTCTCAGGGGTCTAGCGAATCTTCTAGCGACGAAGACTCGTCATCAGAGTCGAGTCAGTCACGGGAATCTAGCGAGTCTTCAGAAAGTCAATCTTCGGAGGAGTCCTCGGAGGAAGTCAGGGATCTGACCACTACAGTCGTGCCCACCACTGCCATGAGAACCGTTACTACAGTAGAAGGGAGTACACCCACCTCTGGGCCAGACACGATGAGTACAGACGAGCCAACTGTGACAAGGACAACACCCCCACCAGCAACACCGACCACACCCATTGTTGCCACGTCAACTGGCAGTGTGACTGATTGTGTTACCGTGGATATTCCAACAGCTCCTCCCGTCACAGAAAACAGAGGAGACAACTAA